One Vigna unguiculata cultivar IT97K-499-35 chromosome 7, ASM411807v1, whole genome shotgun sequence genomic region harbors:
- the LOC114190243 gene encoding uncharacterized protein LOC114190243, which translates to MEVGCNSGSENHSPNASAPPLNSPTASVNSKIGKNKFSRESGQSISSALNKCKSQIRKPPRRKTSPVNWFPRKKGDTYMNRKIKMLQEVDGINLTLDQTLGSSNPHYSRVLREKMAAREAAHKAMETRRAALVEASWCRILRSARIPSDEAEAQLLKAEKSAEEAFGTAQAMGVIMFDLPNCPRKLCQTETSSVHGEGSYTHGVTASFETAFEVDREVAAAVKTALIRLAKCTSFSKGEFKELLRKISENPDTGESNQDLAEFCSEYESESGSASQKSDLNSPELDSKKPFLGKSRGRRRQSLENRIKLLDMMIERLKCFQEDELSSLATIVATYGLNASLAEVQNAKLLNLDSSTEYSSSSATNFPARRMSSVVLGKLALDVTRKKQIGPEVPSLDKFLVKHVTKLEREVWEAKQARKIETEPVRDSSRSSVDETPAENVPDLGSILVKSYSKLEKDIKDAKIKSGKEMSTVLNSMPNRQKDQIEVPSLDKVLVKHVSRLEKEVQEAKNRRINENKSLKKEFYPDTSGELDSTFYSDETLYKKENINSNIGFNSGENKDGLEKILVRPVHRLEREKLHALSLGSRENYKQKMNHEATNVPDCESLDKVLVKHVSRLEKEKTRSNLEEEWGQVKKSHRNIHLETNEGGLDQVLVKHKSRLEQEKMVAAQQPEASVSRSMTRREAKERELQETWGGLSLGNFHLETYEGGLNQVSVKNKSRLEGEKMVAAQQPENSVSLSVSRREARERELQEAWGGLSLGNSIKPRVSKLEREKAAWIKAEEEEQKQAMKTF; encoded by the exons ATGGAAGTTGGGTGCAACTCCGGCTCAGAGAATCACTCCCCCAATGCCTCTGCTCCTCCTCTTAATTCTCCTACCGCCTCCGTCAATTCCAAGATCGGAAAG AATAAATTTAGCAGGGAGTCCGGTCAATCTATATCAAGTGCTCTTAACAAGTGCAAATCACAAATTAGAAAGCCTCCTCGTCGTAAAACTTCGCCTGTTAACTGGTTCCCACGCAAAAAAGGGGATACCTACATGAATAGGAAAATTAAGATGCTTCAG GAAGTAGATGGTATAAATTTGACGCTTGATCAGACTCTAGGCAGTTCTAACCCACATTATTCAAGAGTGCTGAGAGAGAAAATGGCAGCTAGAGAAGCGGCGCATAAGGCAATGGAGACCCGAAGAGCTGCATTAGTGGAAGCCTCTTGGTGTCGTATTTTACGTTCTGCCAG GATTCCTAGTGATGAGGCCGAGGCTCAACTCTTAAAGGCAGAAAAAAGTGCGGAAGAAGCTTTTGGGACAGCCCAGGCCATGGGTGTTATTATGTTTGACTTGCCAAACTGCCCTAGGAAGCTTTGCCAAACAGAGACATCCTCTGTTCATGGAGAAGGGTCATATACCCATGGTGTTACTGCATCTTTTGAAACTGCCTTTGAGGTGGACAGAGAAGTGGCTGCCGCAGTCAAAACTGCACTTATTAGGCTTGCAAAGTGCACTTCATTTAGTAAAGGTGAATTCAAAGAACTGCTAAGAAAAATTAGTGAAAACCCAGATACGGGTGAAAGTAATCAGGACCTGGCTGAGTTCTGTTCAGAGTATGAATCTGAGTCCGGGTCAGCCTCTCAAAAGAGTGACTTGAACTCCCCAGAGTTAGATTCCAAGAAGCCTTTTCTTGGGAAAAGCAGGGGGAGGAGGAGACAGTCTCTTGAGAACAGAATAAAACTCTTGGATATGATGATAGAGAGGTTAAAATGTTTTCAAGAAGATGAACTTTCTTCTCTTGCCACCATAGTTGCAACTTATGGTTTGAATGCTTCCTTGGCTGAAGTGCAGAATGCCAAACTGCTCAATCTAGACTCTTCAACTGAGTATTCATCCTCTTCAGCGACTAATTTTCCAGCGAGAAGAATGTCATCGGTGGTATTGGGAAAGTTAGCCTTGGATGTGACAAGAAAGAAGCAAATTGGGCCAGAAGTACCAAGCCTAGACAAGTTTTTAGTTAAGCACGTGACAAAACTTGAAAGAGAGGTTTGGGAAGCCAAACAGGCCCGAAAGATTGAGACAGAACCAGTCAGGGATAGCTCTCGTAGTTCTGTTGATGAAACTCCAGCAGAGAATGTACCTGATTTGGGAAGTATTCTAGTGAAGAGTTATTCAAAATTAGAGAAAGACATCAAGGATGCAAAAATTAAGTCCGGAAAGGAGATGTCAACAGTTCTAAACAGCATGCCAAACAGGCAAAAGGATCAAATAGAAGTACCAAGCTTAGATAAGGTCTTAGTGAAACATGTCTCAAGACTTGAAAAGGAAGTCCAAGAAGCAAAAAACAGAAGAATCAACGAGAATAAAAGTTTGAAGAAAGAATTTTATCCAGATACATCTGGTGAACTGGATTCAACTTTCTATTCTGATGAAACATTGtataagaaagaaaacataaattcgAATATAGGGTTCAATTCAGGGGAAAACAAAGATGGGTTGGAGAAAATACTGGTAAGGCCAGTGCACAGATTGGAAAGAGAGAAGCTGCATGCTTTGTCATTGGGAAGCCGCGAAAActacaaacaaaaaatgaatCATGAGGCAACAAATGTTCCAGATTGTGAGAGCTTGGATAAAGTTTTAGTAAAGCACGTCTCTAGACTAGAGAAGGAGAAAACAAGGAGCAATCTGGAGGAAGAATGGGGCCAAGTTAAGAAAAGCCACAGAAACATCCATTTAGAAACAAATGAAGGCGGTCTGGATCAGGTGTTGGTTAAGCATAAATCCAGACTGGAGCAAGAAAAGATGGTTGCTGCACAGCAGCCAGAGGCCTCAGTTAGTCGTTCAATGACTCGTCGTGAAGCAAAGGAGAGAGAGTTGCAAGAAACATGGGGAGGATTGAGCTTAGGAAACTTCCATTTGGAAACATATGAAGGTGGTCTGAACCAAGTGTCGGTAAAAAATAAATCCAGACTTGAGGGAGAAAAGATGGTTGCTGCTCAGCAGCCAGAGAACTCGGTTAGTCTTTCAGTGTCTCGTCGTGAAGCAAGGGAGAGAGAGTTGCAAGAAGCTTGGGGAGGACTGAGCCTAG